One genomic segment of Macaca fascicularis isolate 582-1 chromosome 19, T2T-MFA8v1.1 includes these proteins:
- the MBD3 gene encoding methyl-CpG-binding domain protein 3 isoform X2 gives MERKSPSGKKFRSKPQLARYLGGSMDLSTFDFRTGKMLMSKMNKSRQRVRYDSSNQVKGKPDLNTALPVRQTASIFKQPVTKITNHPSNKVKSDPQKAVDQPRQLFWEKKLSGLNAFDIAEELVKTMDLPKGLQGVGPGCTDETLLSAIASALHTSTMPITGQLSAAVEKNPGVWLNTTQPLCKAFMVTDEDIRKQEELVQQVRKRLEEALMADMLAHVEELARDGEAPLDKACTEDDDEEDEEDEEEEPDPDPEMEHV, from the exons CCCGAGCGGGAAGAAGTTCCGCAGCAAGCCGCAGCTGGCCCGCTACCTGGGCGGCTCCATGGACCTGAGCACCTTCGACTTCCGCACGGGCAAGATGCTGATGAGCAAGATGAACAAGAGTCGCCAGCGCGTGCGCTACGACTCCTCCAACCAGGTCAAG GGCAAGCCCGACCTGAACACGGCGCTGCCCGTGCGCCAGACGGCGTCTATCTTCAAGCAGCCAGTGACCAAGATTACCAACCACCCCAGCAACAAGGTCAAGAGTGACCCACAGAAGGCGGTGGACCAGCCGCGCCAG CTCTTCTGGGAGAAGAAGCTGAGCGGCCTGAACGCCTTCGACATTGCTGAGGAGCTGGTCAAGACCATGGACCTCCCCAAGGGCCTGCAGG GGGTAGGACCTGGCTGCACAGATGAGACGCTGCTGTCAGCCATCGCCAGCGCCCTGCACACTAGCACCATGCCCATCACGGGACAGCTTTCGGCCGCCGTGGAGAAGAACCCTGGTGTGTGGCTCAACACCACGCAGCCCCTGTGCAAAGCCTTCATGGTGACCGACGAGGACATCAG GAAGCAGGAAGAGCTGGTGCAGCAGGTGCGGAAGCGGCTGGAGGAGGCGCTGATGGCCGACATGCTGGCGCACGTGGAGGAGCTGGCCCGTGACGGCGAGGCGCCGCTGGACAAGGCCTGCACCGAGGACGATGacgaggaggacgaggaggatgaggaggaggagcccGACCCGGACCCAGAGATGGAGCACGTCTAG